A single genomic interval of uncultured Desulfobacter sp. harbors:
- a CDS encoding DUF362 domain-containing protein, translated as MEKTEKVMEIEFVSYAESVPGILEKILVDEHLKDQETILLKPNLVNASPFPVTTPPQLVGEVVKYVRKHSSARLIIAEGCGDSVMDTWEVFASLGYNDLAKKMGVELFDLNAAPLVRLENKENDIFPEMFLPEIAFESFVISLPVLKAHSLAVITGTLKNMMGFAPPEHYSGGGAWKKAAFHARMQQSVRELNSYLIPDFTLMDASVGLSQYHLGGPACDPPVKRLLAGYDPFELDQAGARLLGLDAGRIDHIFPM; from the coding sequence ATGGAAAAGACTGAAAAAGTAATGGAAATTGAGTTTGTATCATACGCTGAGAGTGTGCCGGGAATTTTGGAAAAGATTCTTGTGGATGAGCACTTAAAAGACCAGGAGACCATCCTTCTTAAGCCCAACCTGGTCAATGCAAGCCCGTTTCCTGTTACCACCCCTCCCCAACTGGTCGGAGAGGTGGTTAAATATGTCCGAAAACATTCCTCTGCCAGGCTGATCATAGCAGAAGGGTGCGGAGACAGTGTAATGGACACCTGGGAGGTTTTTGCGTCACTTGGATACAACGACCTGGCAAAAAAGATGGGTGTGGAACTTTTTGACCTTAACGCCGCCCCCTTGGTCCGGCTGGAAAATAAAGAAAATGACATTTTTCCGGAAATGTTTCTGCCGGAAATTGCCTTTGAAAGTTTTGTAATATCCCTTCCCGTGTTAAAAGCCCATTCCCTGGCCGTCATTACCGGAACCCTGAAAAACATGATGGGATTTGCTCCTCCAGAGCACTACTCCGGAGGGGGAGCATGGAAAAAAGCCGCTTTCCATGCCAGAATGCAACAGTCTGTCCGGGAACTGAATTCCTATCTTATCCCGGACTTTACTCTTATGGATGCAAGCGTGGGCCTCAGCCAGTACCATTTAGGAGGTCCTGCCTGCGATCCGCCGGTAAAAAGGCTTCTTGCCGGTTACGATCCTTTTGAGCTGGATCAGGCCGGAGCCCGTCTCCTTGGGTTGGATGCCGGCAGGATTGACCACATTTTTCCCATGTAA
- the pyk gene encoding pyruvate kinase: MKKRKTKIVATISNLNCSVEFIETLYKAGMNVVRLNTAHMSHDDARQVIENTRKVSDKIGILLDTKGPEIRTCDAKTPLSVVYGDFIRIKGEADGISKDDVICVSYPHFVDDVPVGSSILIDDGYIALKVTDKIDDHLICFVENDGVIYPRKSINIPSVHVKLPALSEKDKGFIAFAADQNLDFIAHSFVRNRDDVLAVQSILDEKKSPIKIIAKIENAQGVDNLREILRYAYGVMVARGDLAVEIPTEKIPLIQKDIVQTCVELRRPVIVATQMLHSMIQSPRPTRAEVSDVANACLDHADALMLSGETANGKYPEQAVLTMAKIAREVELTRSSFIDTPYSSRGNLTDYLAKAAVKSSLRLNTRGIVADSLTGKTILALAAYRGDSPIFAQVYDKKVMRRLSLSFGVLSDYIPLGPNPRESITGAICRLIEDQNFNDDDLIIVLSGSFGPELGASFIEISNAKNFSDQCTLKQE, translated from the coding sequence TTGAAAAAGCGTAAAACAAAAATTGTAGCGACCATATCCAACCTGAACTGTTCCGTGGAATTCATTGAGACGCTTTATAAAGCCGGAATGAATGTGGTGCGTTTGAATACGGCTCATATGAGCCATGATGATGCCAGGCAAGTTATTGAAAATACGCGTAAAGTATCGGACAAGATCGGAATCCTTTTAGACACCAAAGGCCCTGAAATCAGAACCTGCGATGCCAAAACGCCTCTGTCCGTGGTTTATGGGGATTTTATCCGCATAAAAGGAGAGGCGGACGGGATTTCAAAAGATGATGTGATCTGCGTATCCTACCCACATTTTGTTGATGATGTGCCGGTTGGGTCTTCCATTCTCATTGATGACGGATACATTGCCCTGAAAGTAACGGACAAAATAGACGACCATCTCATCTGTTTCGTGGAAAATGACGGGGTCATTTATCCCAGAAAAAGTATCAATATCCCATCGGTTCATGTTAAATTGCCAGCCTTGAGTGAAAAGGATAAGGGGTTTATTGCCTTTGCCGCAGACCAGAATCTTGACTTTATTGCTCACTCTTTTGTTCGCAACAGAGACGATGTCCTGGCTGTTCAAAGCATTCTTGATGAGAAGAAATCTCCAATCAAAATTATCGCCAAGATTGAAAATGCCCAGGGGGTGGATAATCTTCGGGAAATTCTGAGATATGCCTATGGGGTGATGGTAGCCAGGGGTGATTTAGCTGTTGAAATCCCAACTGAAAAAATTCCGTTGATTCAAAAAGATATTGTCCAAACCTGTGTTGAACTGAGACGTCCTGTGATTGTCGCCACCCAGATGCTGCATTCCATGATTCAATCACCACGGCCTACACGGGCGGAAGTGTCTGATGTGGCCAATGCCTGCCTGGATCATGCTGACGCCCTGATGCTGTCAGGTGAGACGGCTAATGGTAAATATCCTGAGCAAGCGGTGCTGACCATGGCCAAGATTGCCCGGGAGGTGGAGTTAACAAGAAGCTCATTCATTGATACCCCCTATTCCAGTAGAGGCAACTTGACGGATTATCTTGCCAAGGCCGCAGTGAAGTCTTCCCTGCGTTTGAACACCAGGGGCATTGTGGCGGATTCACTTACCGGGAAAACCATTCTGGCGCTGGCCGCCTACCGGGGGGACAGCCCGATTTTCGCCCAGGTTTATGATAAAAAAGTGATGCGCAGGCTCTCCTTGTCCTTTGGGGTATTGTCCGATTACATTCCCCTCGGGCCAAATCCAAGGGAATCAATTACAGGCGCCATCTGCCGTTTAATTGAAGATCAAAATTTTAACGATGACGACCTGATTATTGTGCTTTCCGGCAGTTTTGGGCCTGAACTGGGTGCATCTTTTATTGAAATCAGCAATGCAAAAAATTTCAGTGACCAATGTACATTAAAACAGGAATAA
- the holA gene encoding DNA polymerase III subunit delta has protein sequence MAATKNLVTYKALAGSLDALSKDDKLRAVLICGESFLVRKALDTLVPILLKGESKQFGLDVLDGKTTPVGEIAEQVGTFSFLGTRKVIAVKNAPLFLLKSSAGEINYSETDLQVLIRLVESGIPDNHVLVFTTGTPDRRKKIYKLILEHGLVVDCSVATGARKADIEEQQAVLRDISRQMLSETGKQMAPDAFAALVDQTGFNPELFANAIEKLLAYTGGRNQISVADIGAVVHKDKKDPIFILSNAVMERDASKALTVLSGLLSDGFHPLQILKTLENQTRKLLAIKCFTTGLNTGRAGGSPLKHMQFNTFKQMLLPAIIDWDANTLKTDEESTSLFMVGDDTNEKKPAKLPANDLLLAPNPKNPYPIFQNFLKSENFVLEELTHALSALADLDYRIKSSGVEAATGLENFIMALCRRPYRFYEK, from the coding sequence ATGGCAGCCACTAAGAATCTGGTCACATACAAGGCTCTTGCAGGCTCTCTTGATGCGCTGTCAAAGGACGATAAGCTCAGAGCCGTGCTGATCTGCGGTGAATCCTTTCTGGTGCGTAAGGCTTTGGATACCCTTGTTCCGATACTGCTTAAAGGAGAGTCAAAACAGTTCGGCCTTGATGTCCTGGACGGGAAAACCACACCCGTGGGCGAGATTGCCGAACAGGTCGGTACGTTTTCTTTTCTTGGTACCAGAAAAGTCATTGCCGTAAAAAATGCACCGCTTTTTTTATTAAAATCGTCCGCCGGTGAGATCAACTACAGTGAAACGGATCTTCAGGTTTTGATTCGCCTTGTTGAAAGCGGTATTCCCGACAATCATGTGCTTGTGTTTACCACGGGTACGCCGGACCGCAGAAAAAAAATATACAAGCTTATCCTTGAACACGGGCTGGTGGTGGACTGCAGTGTTGCCACAGGCGCCAGGAAAGCCGACATCGAAGAACAGCAGGCTGTGCTGCGGGATATTAGCCGGCAGATGTTATCGGAAACAGGAAAGCAGATGGCTCCGGATGCGTTTGCAGCGCTTGTGGACCAGACAGGATTTAATCCGGAGTTATTTGCAAATGCAATTGAAAAACTTTTGGCATATACCGGGGGCAGAAACCAAATATCTGTGGCCGATATCGGCGCTGTGGTGCATAAAGATAAAAAGGACCCCATATTCATCCTGAGCAATGCAGTGATGGAGCGGGATGCCTCCAAAGCACTTACCGTTTTATCGGGATTGTTGTCCGACGGGTTTCATCCGTTGCAGATTTTAAAAACCCTTGAAAATCAGACCAGAAAGCTTTTAGCTATCAAGTGCTTCACAACGGGGCTGAATACGGGCAGGGCAGGGGGATCACCTTTAAAGCATATGCAGTTCAATACGTTCAAGCAAATGCTTTTACCTGCAATTATTGACTGGGATGCAAATACGTTGAAAACGGACGAAGAAAGCACAAGCCTTTTCATGGTTGGCGACGATACAAACGAGAAAAAGCCTGCCAAACTGCCGGCCAATGACCTTTTGCTGGCACCCAATCCCAAAAATCCCTATCCCATATTCCAGAATTTTTTAAAATCTGAAAATTTTGTCCTGGAAGAACTGACACACGCGCTGTCTGCCCTTGCCGACCTTGATTATCGTATTAAATCATCCGGGGTTGAGGCTGCCACAGGACTTGAAAATTTTATTATGGCCTTGTGCCGCAGGCCCTATCGATTCTATGAAAAATAA
- the lgt gene encoding prolipoprotein diacylglyceryl transferase gives MHPILLQVGSLKLYTYGFFVALGFIIAIWFTKRNARFYGVPDQMVSDLFLTVLISALAGARILYVLINIDAYRDNFLDIFKIWNGGLVFFGGFIGGALGAIIFLRIKKMDIWKTADVISPGLALGHSVGRFGCLFAGCCYGKSCSLPIAITFTNPDSLAPLNIPLHPTQLYMIASNFVLFLILLAIQRRKRFNGMVFLSYIMLYSVFRSIIEFFRGDFRGNFFFDFLSLSQGIGLLVSCIALIFMIIKLRSRHGSH, from the coding sequence ATGCATCCGATTCTTCTTCAGGTCGGTAGTCTCAAGCTTTATACTTATGGTTTTTTCGTGGCATTAGGTTTTATCATCGCCATATGGTTCACAAAACGAAATGCAAGATTTTACGGTGTTCCGGATCAGATGGTATCTGACCTTTTTTTAACCGTTTTGATCAGCGCCCTTGCCGGTGCCCGTATCCTTTATGTGCTGATTAATATAGACGCTTACAGGGACAACTTTCTTGATATCTTTAAAATCTGGAACGGCGGCCTGGTTTTTTTCGGGGGCTTTATCGGCGGTGCCCTTGGGGCGATCATATTTCTGCGCATCAAAAAAATGGATATCTGGAAAACCGCCGATGTTATCTCTCCCGGCCTGGCGCTAGGACATTCCGTGGGCCGTTTCGGCTGCCTTTTCGCCGGGTGTTGTTACGGCAAATCCTGTTCATTGCCCATTGCCATAACGTTTACCAACCCGGACAGCTTAGCCCCACTTAATATTCCTTTGCACCCCACCCAGTTGTATATGATTGCCTCCAACTTTGTTCTTTTTTTGATTCTTCTGGCCATACAACGGCGCAAACGCTTCAACGGCATGGTTTTTTTAAGCTACATTATGCTCTATTCCGTGTTCCGGTCCATTATTGAATTTTTCAGAGGGGATTTCAGGGGAAATTTCTTTTTTGATTTTTTGTCACTGTCCCAGGGCATCGGGTTGCTGGTCTCCTGCATCGCCTTGATATTCATGATCATCAAACTGAGATCCCGGCATGGCAGCCACTAA
- the lspA gene encoding signal peptidase II, whose protein sequence is MAGFLTPMRRLVLVSVCVLLLDQITKWLIVRYLPLYAHITVIDHFFNITHILNPGGAFGFFAEQSPGIRKFIFLFLSSGVALFVLWLYRKTAESHIFLSYGLSLIFGGALGNLIDRFRFGKVVDFLDFYVGALHWPAFNIADSAISIGMGILIYHVIFNKLPEI, encoded by the coding sequence ATGGCCGGTTTTTTAACACCCATGCGGCGGCTTGTCCTGGTGAGTGTCTGCGTTCTTTTACTGGACCAGATCACCAAATGGCTTATTGTAAGATATTTGCCGCTGTATGCCCATATCACGGTGATTGATCATTTTTTTAACATCACCCATATACTTAATCCCGGAGGGGCGTTCGGTTTTTTTGCCGAACAGTCCCCCGGGATCAGAAAATTCATTTTTCTATTTTTATCCTCCGGGGTTGCCCTGTTCGTACTCTGGCTTTACCGAAAAACAGCCGAGTCCCACATTTTTTTATCCTATGGTCTATCTCTGATCTTCGGTGGCGCCCTGGGGAATCTGATTGACCGGTTCCGGTTTGGAAAGGTGGTTGATTTTCTGGATTTTTATGTCGGTGCCCTTCACTGGCCGGCCTTTAATATTGCAGATTCAGCCATTTCCATTGGAATGGGTATATTGATTTATCACGTAATTTTCAACAAACTGCCTGAAATATAA
- the ileS gene encoding isoleucine--tRNA ligase: protein MDYKKTLNLPSTKFAMKANLPQREPEMIKAWEQKKIYKKLREQSKDKPLFILHDGPPYANGHLHMGHAINKILKDIIVRSRQMCGFNAPYVPGWDCHGLPIEHNVDKKLGKKKKDMTPVQVRRECRAYAASFVDIQREEFKRFGVAGEWDEPYLTMNYPYEARIAKECGEFGLSGDMFLGKKPIYWCCNCNTALAEAEIEYHDHTSPSIYVKFPVKDDIKDLFDAGGETVSVVIWTTTPWTLPANLGVCLHPDFIYAAVKTQNQGVLIMAKELVENVMGEFGIEDYAIVAELSAKDLENRNCRHPFYDRESLIILGDHVTLEAGTGCVHTAPGHGADDHIAGKRYGLECYSPVEDNGTFSEGVELFEGQFIFKANAEINKTLEEKGALLKQENMSHSYPHCWRCKKPVIYRATPQWFISMDKLELRQKALDEINNVHWIPSWGRERIYSMIEHRPDWCLSRQRSWGVPIPVFHCTKCKKVYVTRESVDRIHELFTEFSSDIWFEKDAEYLMPDGAVCEDCGSTTFTKDQNILDVWFDSGVSHAAVLEEREGLERPADMYLEGSDQHRGWFHSSLLTAVGRTGHAPYKAVLTHGFVVDEKGHKMSKSVGNVVAPDKVIKQYGADVLRLWAASADYRGDVSISDNIIKQLSDAYRRIRNTCRFLLGNFTGFDPSQVRPVENMAELDRFILHRLHYVVKRCRAAYDAYEFHVIYHTLHNFCVVDLSSFYLDIIKDRVYTSPENSDSRKDAQTVMFMILDALVKIMAPILPFTAEEIYTHMPLGDGRKESVHMEDMISIDDTLEDKELAAKWENIRALRAEVTKALEEARKAKLIGHPLDAAVEIKLPQGDLEAQVVSLDVDLNDIFIVSNARVVDTLDGGDIYQGKEIEDLAIKVSKASGEKCERCWRFDEDLGTDPDHPTTCPRCTQALKTILG from the coding sequence ATGGATTATAAAAAAACACTGAACCTGCCTTCTACCAAATTTGCAATGAAGGCCAATTTGCCCCAGCGAGAACCTGAAATGATCAAAGCTTGGGAGCAGAAAAAAATCTATAAAAAACTGCGGGAACAATCCAAGGACAAGCCCCTTTTTATTCTCCATGACGGTCCTCCCTATGCCAACGGCCATCTTCACATGGGCCATGCGATCAACAAAATATTAAAGGATATTATTGTTCGCTCCCGGCAGATGTGCGGCTTTAATGCGCCCTATGTTCCGGGCTGGGATTGCCACGGCCTGCCCATTGAACATAATGTGGACAAAAAGCTGGGTAAAAAGAAAAAAGATATGACGCCGGTTCAAGTGCGCCGTGAATGCCGGGCCTATGCGGCATCATTTGTCGATATCCAGAGAGAAGAGTTTAAACGCTTTGGGGTCGCAGGAGAATGGGATGAACCTTACTTGACCATGAATTATCCCTATGAAGCACGTATCGCCAAGGAGTGCGGTGAATTCGGCCTGTCAGGGGATATGTTCCTGGGCAAAAAACCGATCTACTGGTGTTGTAACTGCAACACCGCTCTGGCTGAAGCTGAAATTGAGTACCACGATCATACCTCCCCGTCCATTTATGTTAAATTCCCTGTAAAAGATGATATCAAAGATCTTTTTGATGCAGGTGGAGAAACCGTCTCTGTTGTTATCTGGACCACTACCCCCTGGACTTTGCCGGCCAACCTGGGTGTCTGTCTGCATCCTGATTTTATTTATGCGGCGGTTAAAACACAAAACCAGGGCGTCCTGATCATGGCCAAGGAGCTTGTGGAAAATGTAATGGGCGAGTTTGGGATAGAAGATTATGCCATCGTTGCCGAATTGTCTGCAAAAGACCTTGAAAACCGTAATTGCCGTCATCCCTTTTATGACAGGGAGTCGCTAATCATCCTGGGGGATCACGTCACCCTTGAGGCCGGGACCGGCTGTGTCCATACCGCCCCGGGTCATGGTGCCGACGACCATATTGCAGGCAAACGCTATGGTCTGGAATGCTATTCGCCTGTGGAAGACAACGGCACCTTTTCCGAAGGGGTTGAGCTGTTTGAGGGGCAGTTTATTTTTAAGGCCAATGCCGAAATCAATAAAACCCTGGAAGAAAAAGGGGCGCTGCTCAAGCAGGAAAACATGTCCCATTCCTATCCCCACTGTTGGCGCTGTAAAAAGCCCGTCATTTACCGGGCTACACCCCAGTGGTTTATCTCCATGGACAAATTGGAGTTGCGGCAAAAAGCCCTTGATGAAATCAACAATGTCCATTGGATTCCATCCTGGGGTAGAGAGCGTATCTATTCCATGATTGAGCACCGGCCGGACTGGTGCCTGTCCCGCCAGCGCTCCTGGGGGGTTCCTATCCCTGTATTTCACTGCACCAAGTGCAAAAAGGTGTATGTGACCCGGGAGTCCGTGGACCGTATCCATGAACTTTTTACTGAATTTTCTTCGGATATCTGGTTTGAAAAAGATGCTGAATACCTGATGCCTGATGGTGCGGTGTGCGAAGACTGCGGTTCAACAACCTTTACCAAAGATCAGAATATCCTTGATGTATGGTTTGACTCGGGTGTCAGCCATGCCGCCGTGTTGGAGGAACGAGAAGGGCTGGAACGTCCGGCGGACATGTACCTTGAAGGCTCTGACCAGCATCGCGGCTGGTTCCATTCTTCACTTTTGACCGCTGTGGGCAGAACCGGTCATGCCCCGTACAAGGCCGTGCTCACCCACGGGTTTGTGGTGGATGAAAAAGGCCATAAAATGTCCAAATCCGTGGGGAATGTTGTGGCCCCGGACAAGGTGATCAAGCAGTATGGTGCCGACGTGTTACGTCTTTGGGCGGCGTCAGCGGATTACCGCGGGGATGTCAGCATTTCCGATAATATCATCAAGCAGCTTTCGGATGCCTACAGAAGGATCAGGAACACCTGCCGGTTTCTTTTAGGTAACTTTACCGGGTTTGACCCTTCCCAGGTCAGGCCGGTTGAAAACATGGCTGAGCTGGACCGGTTCATTCTCCACCGCCTGCATTATGTGGTAAAACGATGCCGGGCAGCCTATGATGCCTATGAATTCCATGTGATTTATCATACCCTTCATAACTTTTGCGTGGTGGATCTTTCCTCCTTTTATCTGGATATTATCAAGGATCGTGTTTACACAAGCCCTGAAAATTCAGACAGCCGTAAAGATGCCCAGACCGTCATGTTTATGATACTGGATGCCCTGGTAAAAATCATGGCACCGATCCTGCCCTTTACGGCCGAAGAGATTTATACCCATATGCCCCTGGGTGACGGCCGAAAAGAGAGTGTTCACATGGAAGATATGATCAGCATTGATGATACCCTTGAGGACAAGGAACTTGCAGCCAAGTGGGAAAATATCCGGGCATTGCGGGCAGAAGTTACCAAAGCCCTGGAAGAGGCAAGAAAAGCCAAACTCATCGGCCATCCCCTGGATGCCGCCGTTGAAATCAAACTGCCCCAGGGCGACCTTGAAGCCCAGGTGGTATCTCTGGATGTTGATCTCAATGATATTTTTATCGTGTCCAACGCCCGGGTGGTGGATACTCTGGACGGCGGCGATATTTATCAGGGAAAAGAGATTGAAGACCTTGCCATAAAAGTTTCAAAAGCGTCTGGAGAAAAATGCGAACGGTGCTGGCGGTTTGATGAGGATTTGGGAACTGATCCGGATCACCCCACGACCTGCCCCCGTTGCACCCAGGCCCTTAAAACCATTCTGGGCTGA
- the brxL gene encoding protease Lon-related BREX system protein BrxL, protein MEKEDVGIDVLLNIHFAGRVVRKDLTKLLKEGANVPVYVLEYLLGMYCAVEDEETIQDGLKTVKQILSDNYVRPDEAEKIKSKIKEIGSYKIIDKVTVRLNEKRDVYEAVLSNLGVKGLAVSSDIVKQYEKLLVGGIWCILNLQYYYEEGSKDSPFLISELKPIQMPNLDMESIFEGRKAFTETQWVDMMLRSTGLEPTVFEERVKWHFLTRLIPLVENNYNLCELGPRGTGKSHIYKEISPNSILVSGGQTTVANLFYNMSSRKVGLVGVWDTVAFDEVAGIRFKDKDGVQIMKDFMASGSFSRGRDVINANAAMVFVGNINQSVDTLIKTSHLFAPFPEEMIDSAFFDRMHTYLPGWEIPKMRPEFLTNQYGLIVDFLAEFLREMRKRSFSDAIDQYFKIGNNLNQRDIIAVRKTVSGLLKIIYPHGDFDKDAVERCLIYALESRRRVKEQLKKIGGMEFYDVHFSYIDNETLEEKFVSLPEQGGGSLIPEGPMNPGTMHTIMQGTSNHLGLYRLELQVTAGNGKLSISGSGTDTKTREAIKIGYDYFKANMSRVSSMAKVSDHDYHLHIVEMQSTGPAAGITLCSFITFCSGLMGRPIQSQMIILGDMSLGGTIEKASNLAETLQVGFDAGAKRILIPMSSVGDIPSIPGELFAKFQTSFYSDPVDAVYKALGVE, encoded by the coding sequence ATGGAAAAAGAAGACGTCGGCATTGATGTATTATTGAATATTCATTTTGCAGGCCGTGTCGTTCGAAAAGATCTGACAAAACTCCTTAAAGAAGGGGCCAATGTCCCGGTGTATGTATTGGAATATTTGTTGGGGATGTATTGTGCTGTAGAGGATGAAGAAACCATCCAGGACGGTCTTAAAACAGTAAAGCAGATTCTGTCTGATAATTATGTCCGCCCGGATGAAGCTGAAAAAATAAAATCCAAAATCAAGGAAATCGGCAGTTATAAAATCATTGATAAAGTCACGGTTCGACTGAATGAAAAACGGGATGTTTATGAAGCTGTTTTATCAAATCTTGGTGTAAAGGGGCTTGCTGTCAGCAGTGACATTGTTAAGCAATATGAAAAGCTTCTGGTCGGCGGCATATGGTGCATCTTGAATTTGCAGTATTACTATGAAGAGGGGTCTAAGGATTCCCCGTTTCTGATATCTGAACTTAAGCCCATCCAGATGCCTAATCTCGATATGGAATCAATTTTTGAAGGGCGCAAAGCGTTTACTGAAACCCAGTGGGTCGACATGATGCTTAGATCCACGGGGCTTGAGCCAACCGTGTTTGAAGAACGTGTGAAATGGCATTTTTTAACCAGATTGATTCCCTTGGTTGAAAACAATTATAATCTTTGTGAATTGGGACCCAGGGGAACCGGCAAAAGTCATATTTATAAAGAAATCAGCCCCAATTCCATTCTTGTATCAGGCGGCCAGACAACCGTAGCCAACCTGTTCTATAATATGAGCAGCAGAAAGGTGGGGCTCGTTGGTGTCTGGGACACAGTGGCCTTTGATGAAGTTGCCGGTATCCGATTCAAGGATAAAGACGGCGTTCAAATCATGAAAGACTTTATGGCATCCGGGTCTTTTTCCAGGGGCCGGGATGTTATCAATGCAAATGCCGCCATGGTTTTTGTGGGAAACATTAATCAAAGTGTTGATACCCTTATAAAAACAAGCCATTTGTTCGCTCCTTTCCCGGAAGAGATGATTGATTCGGCCTTTTTTGACCGTATGCACACCTACCTGCCGGGCTGGGAAATCCCAAAGATGAGACCGGAGTTCCTTACCAATCAATACGGCCTGATCGTTGATTTCCTTGCTGAATTCTTAAGGGAGATGCGTAAAAGGAGTTTCTCTGATGCCATAGATCAATATTTTAAAATCGGCAACAATCTTAACCAGCGAGACATTATTGCCGTCAGGAAGACCGTATCCGGACTGTTAAAAATAATATATCCCCATGGCGATTTTGATAAAGATGCTGTTGAAAGATGCCTGATATACGCATTGGAAAGCAGACGGCGTGTAAAAGAACAGCTTAAAAAGATTGGCGGAATGGAATTTTACGATGTCCATTTCAGCTACATCGATAACGAAACGCTGGAAGAAAAGTTTGTCAGCCTGCCGGAGCAAGGCGGCGGCTCTCTCATCCCTGAAGGTCCCATGAATCCAGGTACAATGCATACCATCATGCAGGGGACATCTAATCATCTTGGGCTATACCGTTTAGAACTTCAAGTAACAGCCGGGAATGGAAAATTATCCATTTCAGGTTCAGGCACAGACACCAAGACCAGGGAGGCCATAAAAATCGGTTATGACTATTTCAAAGCCAACATGTCCCGTGTCAGCTCCATGGCAAAGGTCTCAGACCATGATTATCACCTGCATATTGTTGAAATGCAAAGCACCGGCCCTGCTGCAGGTATAACCCTGTGCAGTTTTATCACCTTTTGTTCAGGCTTGATGGGAAGACCCATTCAGAGCCAAATGATTATCCTGGGTGACATGAGTTTAGGCGGCACAATTGAAAAGGCTTCCAATCTTGCTGAAACGCTTCAAGTTGGATTCGATGCCGGTGCAAAACGAATTTTGATTCCCATGAGCAGCGTGGGTGATATCCCATCCATTCCAGGGGAATTGTTTGCAAAATTTCAGACCAGCTTTTATTCAGATCCTGTTGACGCTGTTTATAAAGCTTTGGGAGTAGAATGA